One Mycolicibacterium doricum genomic window, CCCGGTAGGGGTATCACCTGAGTCGAAGATGGGAGTTCGGTCATGAGCACGACCAAGTACGCCGTCACGGGAATGACCTGCGGGCACTGCGAGCTGTCAGTGCGAGAAGAAGTCAGCGAGGTCGCCGGTGTTCAAGACATCGAGGTCAGCGCCACGACGGGCACTCTGATCGTGACCTCCAGCGGTCCCGTCGATGACGCCCAGATCCTGCGTGCGGTCGACGAGGCCGGCTATTCGGCGGTGCGGGTCGCATGAACGCCGCGGGACGGTTGGCCGCTTTCGGTGCCGGACTGGCAGTGGCGTTCACGGCTGCGTACGTCACTGCCGCGGCGGTCGTCCCTGACACCGCGGTGACGGCTACTCAGCACGTTGGCGCTAAGCCCGCGGCTGATCACAGCGCGCCGACCGCGCCGATATCACCTCTGTCCGCTGATCCGCCGGGGTTGTCACTCGCCCAAGACGGATACACGCTCAACGCGGTACGGGCACCCGGAGCCCCCAACGATCGGGCCACGTTGAGCTTCACCATTGCTGGTCCCAGCGGCACGCCGCTGCTGGACTACGCGACGGTGCACGACAAGCAGCTGCATCTCATCATCGTCCGCTCCGACGGTCAGCACTTCGCGCACGTCCACCCGGCCCTGGACCAGGCAACCGGCATATGGTCGACGCCCTGGATGTGGAAGGCCGCCGGGACCTACCGGGTGTTCGCGGATTTCCAGCCCGCCCAGCCCGGCAGCGCCAAACTCACGCTCACCCGCACGGTCGACGTGGCCGGCGAGTTGGCCCCGTCGCCCCCACTGACCACACGCACCTCGGATGAGATCGCCGGGTACACCGTGGAACTCGACGGTGCGCTCACCGCGGGCGTCGCGAAGCAGCTCACAGCGAAGGTCACCCGTGACGGCGAGCCGGTGACGACACTGCAGCCCTACCTGGGGGCTTACGGGCACCTCGTCGCGCTGCGGGAAGGTGACCTGGCGTATCTGCACGTGCACCCTGAGGGCGCTGAGCCGGTGGGGAACCGCGGTGGGCCTGCGGTGTCGTTCGCGGCGACCGCACCCACCGCCGGTCGCTACCTGCTCTACCTCGACTTCCAGGTCGACGACACCGTGCACACCGCCACTTTCGTTGTGGACGCCGCACGCGGCGACATCGATCAACCAGTGACAGAGCCTTCGCGCGACGCCGGCCATGCCGGCGGGCACTGACAACCTCCGTCCACCCAAGAACCGAAAGGCAGTGGCACACATGACGACAACGACCCCCGTGTCCGGCCCGAGCATCGAGCTACGCATCGGAGGAATGACCTGCGCCTCCTGCGCCAACCGCATCGAGCGCAAGCTCAACAAGATCGATGGCGTCGCGGCAACAGTCAATTACGCGACCGAGAAGGCCACCGTCACGGTGCCCGACGGATACGATCCCGCGCAGCTGATCGCCGAGGTCGAAACCGCCGGCTACAGCGCCGCGCTACCCACACCGGAGAAGCCCGCCCCGCCTGGGGAGGATGCAGGCGAGACCGACGACCCCGACATGGTGTCCCTGCGCCACCGGCTGACCGGTTCGGTGCTGCTGTCGGTGCCGGTCATCGCGATGGCGATGATTCCCACGCTGCAGTTCACCTACTGGCAGTGGGCGTCGCTGGTGCTGGCTGCGCCGGTGATCGTCTGGGCGGCGTGGCCGTTTCACCGTGCTGCCTGGGCCAACCTGCGGCACGCTACGGCGACGATGGACACGCTCATCTCCCTGGGCACCTTGTCGGCCTTCCTGTGGTCGCTGTACGCGCTGTTCTTCGGGACCGCCGGCATCCCAGGAATGAAGCATCCGTTCGAACTGACACTCGCACCGTCTCACGGCGCCGCCAACATCTACCTCGAAGTCGCCGCTGGAGTAACGACATTCATCCTTGCGGGGCGCTACTTCGAGAAACGGTCCAAACGGCAGGCCGGTGCGGCGCTGCGCGCCCTCCTGGAGATGGGCGCCAAGGAGGTGTCCGTGCTCCGCGACGGCGCGGAATCGAAGATCGCCGTCGAGGACCTGATGGTGGGCGACGAGTTCGTCGTGCGCCCGGGGCAGAAGATCGCCACCGACGGGGTGGTGGTGTCGGGGACATCGGCTGTCGATGCCTCGATGCTGACCGGGGAATCGGTCCCCGTGGAGGTCGGTCCAGGTGACACCGTGGTCGGTGCGACCGTCAACGCCGGCGGGCGGCTGGTGGTGCGCGCCGCCCGCGTCGGTTCCGACACCCAGTTGGCGCAGATGGCCCAACTGGTGGAGAACGCTCAAACGGGCAAGGCCCAGGTCCAGCGTCTGGCCGATCGCATCTCCGGTGTCTTCGTGCCGACCGTGCTCGCGATCGCGGTGATCACACTCGGCGCATGGTTGGGCGCGGGTTTCCCGGTCGCGGCCGCCTTCACCGCCGCGGTTGCTGTGCTGGTAATCGCCTGCCCCTGCGCGCTCGGTTTGGCCACGCCGACGGCACTGCTGGTGGGCACCGGTCGCGGCGCGCAAATGGGCGTTCTGATCAAGGGCCCGGAGGTGCTGGAGTCCACCCGCAAGGTCGACACCGTGGTGCTGGACAAGACCGGCACCGTGACCACCGGGAAGATGACCCTGGTCGACGTCGTTACCGCGCCGGGAACCGAACGCGGGAACCTGCTCCGGCTGGCAGGGGCGTTGGAGAACGCTTCGGAGCACCCGATCGCCCAGGCCATCGCCGTCGCTGCGACCGAAGAACTCGGGACGCTGCCCACCCCTGAGGATTTCGCCAATGTCGAAGGCAAGGGTGTGCAGGGCATCGTGGACGGCCACGCTGTCGTCGTGGGGCGCGAGTCACTGCTCGCCGACTGGTCCCAGCACCTTAGTCCAGAGTTGGCGCGGGCGAAAGCCGGTGCGGAAGCTCAGGGGAAGACTGTGGTCGCCGTCGGCTGGGACGGTGAGGCTCGCGGCGTGCTCGTCGTCGCGGATACCGTGAAACCGACTAGTGCGCAGGCGATTTCACAGATGCGTGAGCTTGGTTTGACGCCTGTGCTGCTCACCGGGGACAACGAGGCCGTCGCCCGGCAGATCGCTGCTGAGGTCGGCATCGACACCGTGATCGCCGAGGTGATGCCCAAGGACAAGGTCGACGTCATTGTCCGGCTGCAATCCGAGGGCAAATCGGTGGCGATGGTCGGCGATGGCGTCAATGACGCGCCCGCCCTCGCCCAAGCCGACCTCGGCCTGGCTATGGGTACCGGAACCGATGTGGCGATCGAAGCCTCCGACATCACCTTAGTACGCGGCGACCTGCGCAGCGCCGTCGACGCAATTCGGCTGTCCCGCAAAACACTATCGACAATCAAGACGAACCTGTTCTGGGCTTTCGCCTACAACGTCGCCGCCGTACCGGTTGCTGCACTGGGCATGCTCAACCCGATGCTGGCCGGCGCGGCCATGGCGTTCTCCAGCATCTTCGTCGTAGGCAACAGCCTCCGACTGCGCGGCTTCAAATCCACGTCCATCCTCAGCCCCTACCCACTAAAACCCCCACTGCGCCAACCCTTACTGCACTAAGGAGAACCCATGTCCGACAACAAGAACCTGACGTCGAGCTGCTGCTGCAGCGGCTCAACACAAGACCTCGACACGACGATCATCAATCCTGCGGCCACGAACCTCCTCGACCCCGCAACGGACCAGGCGACATGCCCGGTGATGCCCGGCACGCCGGTGAACACGGCGGCCGCCGAAGCCGCGGGGCTGTTCCGCGACTACCGAGGCCGACGGTACTGGTTGTGCTGCAAAGGATGTGGACCGCGATTCGACCGAGACCCCAACAAGTACGCCAGCGCGGCGTGACTGACCTGCCGGACCCCGGCGCCCCAACCCACAGACCGAAGGAGTTGCCATGACTCACGTCGACGACGCTGACCACTGCCCAGCATCGGGGTCGGTCCACCACGGCTATATCACCGATAAGGACAAATATCTCAAACGCTTGAAACGCATTGAAGGCCAAGCCCGCGGCATCAGCCGGATGATCGAGGACGAACGCTACTGCATCGACATCCTCACCCAAGCCGACGCACTGACCAAAGCCCTGCAAAGCGTCTCGCTGGCACTGCTCGACGACCATCTCCGACACTGCGTTCGAGACGCTGCAGCCGCCGGGGGACCAGCCGCCGACGCCAAACTCACCGAAGCAACCGAAGCCATCGCCCGACTCGTACGGTCATGACCCCCAACGGCGGTGCACTGACGCCGCCGCCTCGCGACACACCCGCGCGAACGAACACGTGAGACTCCTCAAGGAGAGACAACATGGCTAACCACGACGAGCACGCCATAGCGACATCGCACACCGGCGTCCACGCCAACCACGACGGCCACGGCGAGCACACCGTTCACGATTCCGACCCCCACCACGACAACCATGCCGGCCATGGGGGTCATGCCGGGCACGGGTCCGATCACGTCGCTGTGTTCCGGAAGCTCTTCTTGATCAACCTGATCATCGCCGTCCCGGTCATCGCGTTCTCGAACATGTTCGCAATGCTGCTCGGCTACGAAGTACCCGACGTCCCCGGCGGCCGCTGGATCGCGCCACTGTTGGGCACGGTCATGTATGTCGTCGGCGGGCGTCCCTTCCTTACCGGCGCCGTCAGCGAAATCCGTTCCCGCAAACCGGGAATGATGCTGCTCATCGGGCTGGCCATCACCGTCGCATTCTTCGCCTCCTGGGGTGCGAGCCTGGGCCTGCTCCACCACGAACTGGAGTTCTGGTGGGAACTGGCGCTGCTGATCGTCATCATGCTGCTCGGACACTGGGTCGAAATGCGCTCCTTGGCTCAGACCACCTCCGCACTGGACTCCCTGGCCGCCCTGCTTCCCGACGAGGCCGAGAAGGTCGACGGCGAACGAATCATCACCGTCTCACCCGCCGACCTGCAGGTGGGGGATCTGGTGGTCGTGCGACCCGGCGGCAGCATCCCCGCCGACGGCAGAATCGTCGACGGACGAGCGGACATGGACGAGTCGATGGTGACCGGTGAATCGCGGCCGGTGAACCGCAGCGTCGGAGATGCGGTGACAGCCGGAACTGTCGCCACAGATTCCGGGCTGCGGCTCGAAATCACCGCCACCGGCGAGGACACCGCCCTAGCGGGAATTCAGCGCCTGGTCACTGACGCCCAGAACTCGTCCTCGCGAGCCCAACGCCTCGCCGACCGCGCGGCGGGATGGCTGTTTTGGTTTGCCCTAGGGACCGCCGCCATCACTGCCGCGGCATGGTCGATCGTCGGAGACCCCGACGCCTCCGTCATAAGAGCCATTACCGTGCTCGTCATCGCCTGCCCCCATGCGTTGGGATTAGCGATACCACTTGTCGTCTCGATCGCCACCGAACGCGCCGCGCGGGGAGGCGTGCTGATCAAGGATCGCCTGGCCCTAGAAGGTATGCGCACCGTCGACGCCGTTCTCTTCGACAAAACCGGCACCCTCACCAAGGGCGAACCAACCGTGACCGCGATCGAGGTCCGCGGCGACCTCGACGACGACTCCGTGCTCGCCGTCGCGGCCGCCGCCGAGGCCGCCAGTGAACACCCCCTGGCACGAGCGATCGTGAAAGCCGCCGACGAGCGGGGACTGACTGTGCCACGCGCGAAAGGCTTCTCGTCGTCTCCCGCCGTCGGGGTGACTGCCACGGTCGACGGACACGAGATCCGCGTGGGCGGCCCCCGCCTGCTCGACGAGATCGGCGCACAAGAGGTTCACGCGGCGACCTCGTGGCGCGACGAGGGCGCAATCATCCTGCACGTCATCCGCGACGGTGCTGTGGCCGGCGGGCTGCGCCTGGCCGACGAGATCCGCCCCGAGTCCCGCGACGCCGTCGATGCCTTGCACAAGCTCGGCGTCGAGGTGGTCATGATCACCGGTGACGCCGAAGCCGTCGCGCAGGCGGTAGGTCACGAACTCGGCATCGACCGGGTGTTCGCCGGAGTACGCCCGGAAGACAAGGCGTCGAAAGTTGCTGCGCTGCAACAGGAGGGCAAGAAGGTCGCGATGGTCGGCGATGGCGTCAACGACGCGCCCGCGTTGGCACAGGCCGACGTCGGCATCGCGATCGGCGCCGGCACCGATGTTGCCATCGCCTCTGCCGGTGTGATCCTGGCCAGCTCCGACCCGCGCTCGGTGCTCTCGGTCATCGAACTGTCGCGTGCCAGCTACCGAAAGATGAAGCAGAACCTCTGGTGGGGTGCCGGATACAACCTCATCGCAGTGCCGCTGGCTGCCGGTGTGCTCGCACCGCTCGGATTCGTCTTACCGATGTCAGTCGGCGCCATCCTCATGTCACTGTCGACGATCGTCGTGGCGCTCAACGCGCAACTGTTGCGCCGCCTCGACCTGAGCCCTGAGGCCAGCACACGCGCAGTTCTCAACCGTTAGGACTGGTTAGCGGCGGGCTCGATCCGCCAAGGCGCGCTGCGGAGTAGGTCGCAGGCACTATGGGCTCACGAATGGGATGACCGGCATGCGCTGATGGTGACGGGTTGCGGCCCATCCGCCGAGCTGACCTCTGGGGTGCCGGTCGATCACGATACGTACCGACTGGGCACCTGCCAATCGTCTAGGAACCCACTCCAGCGAGAGATCAGATTTTCAGTCGCCGTGATCGTGATCGCCATGGGCGTCGTCCAATGGCGCAGCGGATGGGGCCGGGGCTCCTTCCGGCGCCGGCGCCTCGCCGCCAGGCACGCTCACCGGCGCCTCGCCGCCAGGCACGCTCACCGGCGGCGAGATGACCGACTCTGGACGACCGCCATCGTGGCCATCTGCATGCTCGGCACTCGTCCCACGATCACTACCCTCCTCCGGCTCGGCGCTAGTGCTGTGGTGGTCACCATCCGCAGCCTCGGCGGCCGTCCCATGGTGACCACCGGCTGCGCCTGCTGGACCGTGATCACCGTGCCGCAGACCTGAAGCAACTCCCACTGTGGACGCCAGCGCCACGACACTGACTGCGCCCATGAGGACCATCGCGCTGCCGAACACCGGTACCGGCTCTCCTTGCAGGCCGCGGTACCACACCCAGCCGGCGCCCATCACGACATAGATCTGAAGCAGCAGCGCACAAAGGTCCGCGGCCTGCACCAATTCGGCTTCCCCTGCATTAGGGCCGAATGGTGCCCCGGCGGTCCTGGACAGGCCCCAAAGAGCAATGGCTCCGAGATTGAGCATGATGCCGGCGGCAAGCACGGGCATCGTCGTTCGGGCCAGCACAGCCCGCGCCCATATCAATTGGAAGAGCGCGACCGCAACGAAGAACAAGCCCGCCGGCATCCACTCCTGCCAGTGAGCAGGCACAACGGCGAAATGGATAAGAGAAGCGCCCAACGAGGCCAGCGCGGCAAGCCGAGCAGCCAGTCTGCTGTCGGTCTTCCTCGCTGTCCTAGGCGCCACGGAATCAGGATGACAGCGCTTTCCCCGAAGCGGCTGCCTGACACCACATCTCAACCCGAACGAGATTCATCTGTCACCGATAGGTGTCGTCGTGCGCGCATGCCACTTCCTGAGAACCCGCTCGCTTAAGTCTCGACCACTGCTGATCGGCCCTCAGTTATCCGTACTGACCCGTACGACACCTGTTCCGAGCTCCCTGATCGATGCTTCGGGACTGCCCCCGGTTTGGTTGATTCCTGACCTGTGAGGATTCGTCCTTGCTGGAAGGATCAACCCGTGCCGAAACCGTTTCCTGCCGAGTTCCGTGCCGATGTCATCGCCGTGGCCCGCAAGGGCGAGGCGCCGTTGCGCCAGATCGCGAAAGACTTCGGGATCTCTGAGGCCTGCCTGCATCGTTGGCTCAAGATCGCCGACCGCGACGATGGTGTCGACCGGAGCGGGTCTGCGGCAGCCGATGGCGACCTGTCGGCGCAGCTGCGCGAGGCGCACAAGCGAATCAAGCTCCTTGAGCAAGAAGCCGAGGTAATGCGCCGCGCAGTCGGCTACCTGTCCCGGGACGCCAACCCAAAATGATGTACCCGCTGGTCCTTGACCTTGCCGCCGACGGAATTCCCGTCACGGTGACCTGCCGGGTCCTGGGGTTCTCCACCCAGGCTTTCTACAAATGGCGCAAAGCGCCACTAACCCAGCGTGATTGGGATGATGCGCACCTGATCAACGCCGCCCGCGACATCCATGCCGATGATCCCGCTTTCGGATATCGGTTCATCGCCGACGAGTTGCCCGGTCGTGGGATCACCGCCGGCGAGAACCGCGTCGCACGACTGTGCTCCCAGGAGCGGATCTGGTCGATCTTCGCCAAGAAGCGAGGGCTGAACCGTCGATCCGGGCCGCCGGTCCACGACGACCTCGTCGAACGGCAGTTCAGCGCCCAGGCCGCCAACCAGGTGTGGCTGACCGACATCACCGAGCACCGCACCGATGAAGGCAAGCTCTACCTTTGCGCGATCAAAGACGTCTACTCCAACCGGATCGTGGGCTACTCCATGGATTCGCGGATGAAGTCCTCGCTGGCGGTGGCTGCCCTGGATCATGCCGTGGCATTGCGCTCACC contains:
- a CDS encoding heavy-metal-associated domain-containing protein translates to MSTTKYAVTGMTCGHCELSVREEVSEVAGVQDIEVSATTGTLIVTSSGPVDDAQILRAVDEAGYSAVRVA
- a CDS encoding heavy metal translocating P-type ATPase, translating into MTTTTPVSGPSIELRIGGMTCASCANRIERKLNKIDGVAATVNYATEKATVTVPDGYDPAQLIAEVETAGYSAALPTPEKPAPPGEDAGETDDPDMVSLRHRLTGSVLLSVPVIAMAMIPTLQFTYWQWASLVLAAPVIVWAAWPFHRAAWANLRHATATMDTLISLGTLSAFLWSLYALFFGTAGIPGMKHPFELTLAPSHGAANIYLEVAAGVTTFILAGRYFEKRSKRQAGAALRALLEMGAKEVSVLRDGAESKIAVEDLMVGDEFVVRPGQKIATDGVVVSGTSAVDASMLTGESVPVEVGPGDTVVGATVNAGGRLVVRAARVGSDTQLAQMAQLVENAQTGKAQVQRLADRISGVFVPTVLAIAVITLGAWLGAGFPVAAAFTAAVAVLVIACPCALGLATPTALLVGTGRGAQMGVLIKGPEVLESTRKVDTVVLDKTGTVTTGKMTLVDVVTAPGTERGNLLRLAGALENASEHPIAQAIAVAATEELGTLPTPEDFANVEGKGVQGIVDGHAVVVGRESLLADWSQHLSPELARAKAGAEAQGKTVVAVGWDGEARGVLVVADTVKPTSAQAISQMRELGLTPVLLTGDNEAVARQIAAEVGIDTVIAEVMPKDKVDVIVRLQSEGKSVAMVGDGVNDAPALAQADLGLAMGTGTDVAIEASDITLVRGDLRSAVDAIRLSRKTLSTIKTNLFWAFAYNVAAVPVAALGMLNPMLAGAAMAFSSIFVVGNSLRLRGFKSTSILSPYPLKPPLRQPLLH
- a CDS encoding metal-sensitive transcriptional regulator, with amino-acid sequence MTHVDDADHCPASGSVHHGYITDKDKYLKRLKRIEGQARGISRMIEDERYCIDILTQADALTKALQSVSLALLDDHLRHCVRDAAAAGGPAADAKLTEATEAIARLVRS
- a CDS encoding heavy metal translocating P-type ATPase, whose product is MANHDEHAIATSHTGVHANHDGHGEHTVHDSDPHHDNHAGHGGHAGHGSDHVAVFRKLFLINLIIAVPVIAFSNMFAMLLGYEVPDVPGGRWIAPLLGTVMYVVGGRPFLTGAVSEIRSRKPGMMLLIGLAITVAFFASWGASLGLLHHELEFWWELALLIVIMLLGHWVEMRSLAQTTSALDSLAALLPDEAEKVDGERIITVSPADLQVGDLVVVRPGGSIPADGRIVDGRADMDESMVTGESRPVNRSVGDAVTAGTVATDSGLRLEITATGEDTALAGIQRLVTDAQNSSSRAQRLADRAAGWLFWFALGTAAITAAAWSIVGDPDASVIRAITVLVIACPHALGLAIPLVVSIATERAARGGVLIKDRLALEGMRTVDAVLFDKTGTLTKGEPTVTAIEVRGDLDDDSVLAVAAAAEAASEHPLARAIVKAADERGLTVPRAKGFSSSPAVGVTATVDGHEIRVGGPRLLDEIGAQEVHAATSWRDEGAIILHVIRDGAVAGGLRLADEIRPESRDAVDALHKLGVEVVMITGDAEAVAQAVGHELGIDRVFAGVRPEDKASKVAALQQEGKKVAMVGDGVNDAPALAQADVGIAIGAGTDVAIASAGVILASSDPRSVLSVIELSRASYRKMKQNLWWGAGYNLIAVPLAAGVLAPLGFVLPMSVGAILMSLSTIVVALNAQLLRRLDLSPEASTRAVLNR
- a CDS encoding IS3 family transposase (programmed frameshift) — translated: MPKPFPAEFRADVIAVARKGEAPLRQIAKDFGISEACLHRWLKIADRDDGVDRSGSAAADGDLSAQLREAHKRIKLLEQEAEVMRRAVGYLSRDANPKMMYPLVLDLAADGIPVTVTCRVLGFSTQAFYKWRKAPLTQRDWDDAHLINAARDIHADDPAFGYRFIADELPGRGITAGENRVARLCSQERIWSIFAKKRGLNRRSGPPVHDDLVERQFSAQAANQVWLTDITEHRTDEGKLYLCAIKDVYSNRIVGYSMDSRMKSSLAVAALDHAVALRSPVATIVHSDRGSQFRSRKFVRALSRNGLQGSMGRVGACGDNAAMESFFALLQRNVLDRKRWSTRAELRLAIVTWIERTYHRRRRQRALGRLTPIEFELLRTSVATAA